The genomic window GGTCCCTCCTGGTTTTCTGTTGCTGCCCTAATCAATTACCACAAATGGAGCAGCTGAACCACAGAATGTGTCACCTTGGGGTGAAGGGGTCAGAAATgtgaggcaggccccaggctaaGCCCCACTGTGGGCCAGCTGCTGCCCTGGGACCACCGTCCCCTGCCAGAGGGTTGCGGGGCTGAGGGCCGCTCCCGGCTCCTGGAGCCACCTGCATCCCTGGCAggtggcccctcccctgccacatcCTGCAAGGCAGCAAGGCAGGGTGAGCCCTTCCCACGGCCTCTCTGACccacctgccccttcccactttccAGAACACACAACTCCCTTGGGGGCAGCCGCCTCACCTCTGCTCTCGCCGCCTGCACCGTCCATTGCCTCTGCGAGGCCCCTTGGGCCACACGTCACCTCCACAGGTGGGGACTGGGGCCGCTGTGTGCACGCCGCAGCAGCTACCCTGCGTGGGCACTCAGGGCCGGGGTCCCCCAGGTTCCGTGCACTTGGACAAGGATCCGGCTGCGACACAGGCCAGGCGGAAGCCGGGAAGACGTTCCTGGCGAAGGGCACCAAGGGTCCAGCCCCCCGGTCTGTATGAGCCAGGCCTGGCCTGGGGGCTGAAGGCAGCCAGCACACCGGGCACCCAAGCGGGGGCTGTGGGCCTGGTGCAGGGTGCCCTCCGGCTGTGTGGAAAGGGCAGTCGGAACCATTAAAGATTTTAAACACGagaatgacatgatctgatttatattttttaaagatcactctGTTATTTGACATTTGAAATGATATTTGAGATGTGTCTTGAGAGTACAGGTAGGATTTAGACAGATGGGGGGGGGTGAGATGTGTGCTTCAGGTACGGAGAGCTGGCACGCAGGCCTGCCAGCGGGACacaagagagacacagcatgtgagggagggagggggcagggccggAGGGACTGGGAGGGGGGACCGGGCCGAGGGAGCAGGGCCGGAAGGACTAGGGGGACccgggtggagggggcagggccagaggGACTGGGGGGACCCcgggcagaggggacagggctgggaagactggggcggggggaggagggagcagtcCCGGGGGACCCCCCCGGACAGAGGGAGCAGGGACAGAAGGACTAGGGGGGCCcgggcagagggggcagggccagaggGACGAGGGATCccaggcagagggggcagggccaggaagactggggggggggggcaggcggaGGGGGCAGGGCGGACGCGGTGGAGGGGTCCTGGGGCAGCGCAGGATCCTCCAGGGATGTCGGGTTGGTGGTACGCAGATGGGCGTGCCTCTCCGATCCTTAACAAGTGATCGATGGCACTGAAGGGCCCGGCCGGCAGCCTCCTTACATCATCATTAGATGCCATTAAAGAATCAATAATGGGAAGAAGGGGGTCTCTGCGGAAGGTCAGAGCTGGGTTGCACTTGAGGGGCCTGCTCAGGGCACACTGATCTGCTCACCAGGTCTCTGCGTAACCAGAGGAGTCTGGGGGAAACACCCTCACCCAGAAATCTTGACGATAAATGCAACCCccttcttccccccgcccccctactgcttacattttttatttttcctgtttccaaCACAGGAAATCCTAGCTCAGCAAGTCGGCTGCTGGCAGGTGGCCGCAGGGGTcccagggaggcagcagggcGCGTGCAGGGCACCCGGGGCTGCCGGGCCCGCAGGCCCCAGGCgggtgcaggaggaggagggcccgTGAGAAGGACCACCCCGTGTGTCTCTGCCTGTCGGTGTGAAACACTGGGGCACGCGCGTGTTCTGAGCCTCGTCAGCAATCCAAAATGTGCGCCCGGGTTGGAGCCGAGTATCGTGGGGACTCGTTAAACCAGTAAAGTGGAAACTAGAGAGAAAAACAGTCAAATGACAATCGGACAACCGCCTCTTTAAGCCACGCCCTCTCTGCACCCGGTGTCAAGGGCACGCACAGCCTCGTGTGGTCCCCCAGAATGACTCCAGCTTGCTGCGGGTGTCAGCCAGCAGGCCCAGTGACACCCACCTCCGATGAAGTCCTCCGCGGTGATGCATAGGCTTCTACGCATTTCTTGGAGCTGTTTAAGCCTTAAATTAAACGAGCAATGCAGCGTGTCACAGCGTCTCAGGGAGTTCTGCACCTGCCTGGCCTGGGAACGTACTGGCTGGCACAGGGCCCGTCTCTCTTCCTAAacggaaggaaggagaaatgattCACGACGGACCTGGTCCTCAGTAGACAAAGAGGTATTTTAaccctcctttccttccaaatACACAGATAACACGGCGTCCTTGGCGAGGGGCGTCAGGCCCCGGCCCCGCGGGGCGGCTCTAACTGGCCTCCTTCCCAGGAAGGGGGGACTCACTCGCTCTGCCCTGGGCTGCCGGCTCCCCGTCCTGGGCGGTGAACGAGTGTCCAGACCAGACTCTGAGATTCTAATTTCAGCCACACTAATCCACCCTCCGCACCTGGGGGCCCTttgtcctccctgcccccccccccagcgcctCCCCCAGCGCCTCCCCCAGCACCCGGGGCCAGTAAACACATCTCTGGCCGTAAGTGTGAACAAAAGCGCAGCGGTGTTAGGATGCAAAAAGGGGGAGGCAGACACGGGGCAGGCGTCTACAGGATCGGCCACGTGCGGACTAAACTGTGCTCTACACGGTGACCAGATCAGAGGTGGCTGGGCATAGAAGTCTGCATGACCCTGCCAGGCCACGCCAGGAACACAGGGATCGACCGACGGCAGGGAGCCCCCGTGCTCCTGGCTGATGTCAGGCTCGGGATCCTGCCACCTGAACTCCCGGGATGTGGCCTGTCTCCACTCTGGTGCGGTGGCTTTCACAGAGTGGATGCACAGGGTCATGTTAGTTTCAGGCGGACGTACGGGGATCGCACAACTGCACACAATCCCCAGCATCCCGCACGGTGAGCCTAGCTGCCATCCGTCATTACACGACGTTATCACAATattactgcctgtgtttcctatgctgtattttttatcCCCATGGCTTCTTGATTTTCTAACTGGAAATGTGGACCTCCTTAATTCCACCCTTAAAAAGGACGCCAGGTCTGTTTCCCCTGTGCACTGCAGGTGGGCACATAAGGtggtgcagcctctgtggaaaagtATGGAAGTTCCCggagaaaataaacacagagacGCCACCATCCACGCAGCAAGTGTACTTCAAAGAACGGAAGGTGGGGTCTTGAAGAGACACTGGCACAGCAGCGTTCACGCCGGCGTTATTAACAatagcgaggggcgcctgggtggctcagtcggttgagcttccgacttcggctcaggtcacgatctcgcggtccgtgggttcgagccccacgtcgggctctgggctgatggctcggagcctggagccggcttcggattctgtgtctccctctctctctgcccctcccccactcacgctctgtctctctcaaaaataaataagcattaaaaaaaaaaattttttaatggcgAAACTGGAGGCAACCCCAGTGCCCGTTGTGGaagtaaaggaataaaggaaatgtgGCCCGTCcgtacgatggagtattactcagccttaaaaaggaaggaaattctgacacctgctccaatatggatgaaccttccAGACAGCACAGTAAGGGAGACAAACCTTCCGCAAGAAGACAAATGCGGTATAATTCTCCTCACAGGAGGTACCCAGAGCGGTCAGATTCATCGAGGCACAAAGTAGATGgtggtggctggggctgggggaggggcttcGGGGAGGCCACGTTTGGTGGGGACCAAGCTTCAGTTCTGCAGCACGAAGGGTCAGGCGGAAGCTGGTGATGTCGGCTGCACAGCAGTGTGAACGTGCTCGCTCCGCCAAACCGTGCGTCCAAAAATGGGTAGAGGGGGGAGTTCTGTTGTGTGCACTCTACTGTGACGAACAGACTCgcagaaaggaaaaggacaagAAGGCCGGGTCTCACGGCAGAACCTCGTGCTCTCTGAATCCTGCTCTTACGGGGCCTCCGGACACACGCCGTGACAGAGCGGAGGCCCGAGGTCAGGCCCCGGGCCCGCCACCGGTTCGGGGCAATCTCGGACCGGCTTCGGTTTCCTCCTGCGCAAAACCGGTGAGAACCCCAGCTACCGTGCCGGCCTACGAGCGAGGGCCGCGGCGTGTGAGAACGACCGCTATGCGCCCAGGCTGGAGGGACACGCACGGCCAAGCCCACCGCTGCCTTCTCTCACGTTAAAGGACGGTGAAGCGTCCCGGCTGTCGCACCACCCGCTCCAGCTGccagatggagccccacgtggggacGGCAGCCTGCCAGCGGCCGCCGCGGAGCCACGCGCAAAGAAGGAGCCAGCTCTTCATCGGCTCTCCATCGGGAAACCTCACCATGGCGCGTCTGTGAAGGGCCTTTTCGTGCAAGTTCccaggactttaaaaaaagaaatctgaccAAGGAAGCCTGGCAAATGGCCGATGAGCACCCGAAGGGATCGTCACCGTCACCAGCCAGCAGAGAAATGTGAACCAACCCACGGTGAGAAACCACGGCTCACCCCCCGGGATAGCTGTTACTCAAAACAGGGAAAATAACAAGTTGTCGAGGGCACGGGACAATTGGACAGTCACATAGGGCTGGCGGGAACACGGATGGTGCAGCCGCTTCAGACACATTCCGGCAGCTTCTGAAACTATTATGCATATAGTGACTGTATGGCCAGCAATTGCACACCTAAGTCTTTAccctggggcatctggggggctcagtcagttaagcgtccgactttggcttctTTCATGATCCcgaagtctgtgagttcgagccccgcgtcgggctctgtgctgacagctgggagcccagagcccgctttggattctgtgtctccctctctctctgcccctcccctgctcgcactccgtGCACGGGAGGAGTGGTGGGGGCAATGCTGAGCCCAGGGGCCGGGGCAGCACATCTCCAAGAGGTAGCAGCGACATCTGGGGGTCTGGAGGGATGACGGGTGGTCGTTGACAGGTGTTAGAGGCGAGGCACGAAGAGAGAGTGGCCCGCTTCCCTGTCACCTGTGTCATCTCCTTGGATCATATGCTCCGGACGACCTGAGCGCGAGCTCCTTCCAGCTCTGTGTCCAGCTGTGCGCCCAGCCGCGAGGAGGAGGTGGCTTTGTGCCGCGGGAAGCGTGCCTGGGACGGGCGGACGCAGTCCCATAAGTTACAGAGGGAGGAGCTCTGTCCACATGGAGGTTGTGTGTAGGCTGGAAGAGCCCGGGTGTGGGACTCACAGGGGCGCCGAACAGAGGAGGACGGCCCGATCTGGGAGCTCACGGTGCTCCCGGGAGCCTGGGACCACGAATGGCACGTCACACAGCCTCTAACCCGGTGGAGCCAGGGCCGGGCCCAACCACATGTCCTTCCAGCAACACGAAGCACTGGAGAGGGAACCGAGTCCTCTCCACCTTGCTCCCCCGGCCGCTGCCCGGATGCGAGTGCACACGCTGGCCCACGGCTCCCGGGCCGTGTCGGTCTCTGGGTGTTCGCCAGTGTTCATTCGCTCACGGGTACTCTCCCGCCACCGCCTGGAGCCACCCGCCCCACGCTGAACAGCACCTGGaagcctcttttctttctttttaaatgttttcaatgtttgtttatttttgagacagagagagacagagcatgagcaggggaggggcaagggagagggagacacagaatcggaagcaggcgccaggctccgagccgtcggcacagagcccgacgcggggctcgaactcacggagtgtgagatcaggacctgagcagaagtcaaacgctcaactgactgagccacccaggcgccccctgcctctcctcttgCCCCGTGGTGACTCTTTGGTGTCAGCAGGACGGATGCGTCCCGTTCTCCTCCCAGGATCCCAGATGCCTGCTAACCTGCCCGCACCTCTGAAACCACAACAGGCCGCACCCAGACTCAGACACGGCTGTGCACCGCTCGCCTCGGCCACGGCCCCGGACGCTGTGCCTGCGGCCCTCGAGATTCTGCCCCGATGGCCGCCCGCCATCTGCGCTTTCGGCCCCAGGCGGGTGGGCCGAGCCGTCCGTCACACACCACGGCAACACACAGCGGCCGGACACGGGAGCCCAGGCTGCCCCgagaccctgggggtggggactcTGGGCAGGGCTCACAGGACAGCCCTCCAGCACGCGGGGTCCAGGCAGCAGGTCAGGGA from Neofelis nebulosa isolate mNeoNeb1 chromosome 9, mNeoNeb1.pri, whole genome shotgun sequence includes these protein-coding regions:
- the LOC131484291 gene encoding uncharacterized protein LOC131484291 gives rise to the protein MVASLCLFSPGTSILFHRGCTTLCAHLQCTGETDLASFLRVELRRSTFPVRKSRSHGDKKYSIGNTGSNIVITSCNDGWQLGSPCGMLGIVCSCAIPVRPPETNMTLCIHSVKATAPEWRQATSREFRWQDPEPDISQEHGGSLPSVDPCVPGVAWQGHADFYAQPPLIWSPCRAQFSPHVADPVDACPVSASPFLHPNTAALLFTLTARDVFTGPGCWGRRWGRRWGGGQGGQRAPRCGGWISVAEIRISESGLDTRSPPRTGSRQPRAERVSPPFLGRRPVRAAPRGRGLTPLAKDAVLSVYLEGKEG